The sequence CGATCGGCTTTTTGCCCGGCGACATGGAGGACAAGCTGGCGCCTTACCTGCGCCCGCTCTACGACGCCCTATCGGATCGGCTGTCAATGAAGCGGGTGCGCGCCCTGATGAGCGAAGGGGCGATCGAGATCGCGCCGGTGGGCTACATGCGCGGCCGCACCCTGAACAACGCCTTCGTGGTCATCGACGAGGCGCAGAACTGCACCTATGTCCAGCTGAAGATGCTGCTGACGCGGCTGGGCTGGAACTCGACCATGGTGGTCACCGGCGACCCTCACCAGTCCGACCTTCTGCCCGGCGTCTCGGGCTTGGCCGATGTGGCTGAAAGGTTCGAGCCCCTGTCCAACATCGCCGTGGTCCGCCTCGGCGACGCCGATATCGTCCGCCACCCGCTGGTGGCCGAGATGCTGGGCGTTCTCTGATCTGCGCCTTCCCGCCCGGCGCCGCGGCGCCGGGCGGGGCTTCCCCTCAGGGCGAAACCGGCGGCAGCACGCCCGCCTGGCTGAAGATGTCCTTCAGTCGGCGTTCGATCTCCAGTCCTGGCGGGGCGCCGGGTCCTTCGATCGCGGCGACGAAGCTGAGGTCGTCGGCTGGCGACTGGACGCGCCCGACCCACCAGCCGACACGGCGCGAGCCATCCTGGATCGAGGCGCAGCTGGTGGCCCGGTCGTTGATCACGGTCTTGCCGCCCTTGGCCTCGCTCCGCGTCTCGTCCCAGGTCAGGGCCTGGACCGCCGCCAGGCTCTCGGGCCGCACCGGCAGCTGGCCGGCGTAGAATCTACGGATGAAGCCCACCTGCTGGGTCGGGGTGATGGTCAGGAACCCGCCGGCCTGCGGCCCCTGCCAGAAGGCGTTCGCCATGCCGGCCGGGTCGTGCGAGCCGTAGTCGAAGGCGCGCAGCCGCTCGACATAGCGGTCATGGCCCACGGCGCCGGCCAGGCGCTGGAACCACCAGCCGATCTGCAGCTTGAAGGCCTGGCTGAGGTCCGCGTCGCGCTGCCACAGGCCCACCGGCTGGGGCGAGCCGTCCCACTTGTAGACCGTGGCCGGGGTCACCGCCCCCTGGTCCAGGCCGATCAGGGCGTTGGCGATGTCAAAGGTGGCGCAGGGCGGCAGCTGGGCCATGCAGATCTGGGCGTCGCCATAATGGTAGCGCTCGATGCCGCTCTTGGTGTCGATCAGCAGGACGCAGGTGTTCAGCCCGCCGATCTGGCTGTCGATCAAGCTGTTGAGCCGGTTCACGTCGATGCCTTGGTGGCCCCCTCCGCCGCCCGGGCGGCCCCCGGCCGGCGCCGGCTTCCGTTGGCAGGCGGTCACGAGGCTGAGCACGGCCAGGGCGACCACACCGATGCGTCTCATCGCGCGCCTCGCGACAGGTGTGTGTCGAGGAAGCCCGCAACCTCGTCCAGGATCGGCGCCTTGCGGCGGAACGGGCGCGAGAATGCCAGGATAGTGTCGGTATGGGTCAGGGTCTGGTGGATGCGCACCTCGGCGTGGCCGCCGGCGGCCTCGATCGCCCGGCCCATGCGCACGCTCTGGCCTGCGGTCACCGCGGTATCGCGCCCGCCATGGACCAGCAGGGCCGCCGGCCCATCCGCCCGGGCGTGATTGACCGGTTGGGTGCCATCCAGGTCCTCGGCGGCGGAGAAGGTCGCGAGCGTTGCGGGCGTTCTCAGCGGCAGGAAGCTGTAAGGGCCAGACAGGCCGACCACAGCGCGCACATGGGCGGGCTCGACCCCCGCCCCATGCAGGTAGCGCGTATCATAGCCGAGCTGAACGGCGATATAGCCACCAGCCGAATGGCCGATGAAGGCCAGGCGTGCCGGGTCTCCACCCAGAGCCGCCGCATGATCGACCGCCCAACGCGCGGCGCCGGCCGCATCCTCGAGAAACGCCGGATAGCGGATCTGTGGAACCAGTCGATAGCCGGCCACCACGGTCAGGAAGCCTCGCGAGGCCAGGGCCCGGCCGACGAACCCGTATTCCTGCCGCCGCCCGGTCTGCCAGCCGCCGCCATGGAAGAAGACTGCCACCGGCGCCGGCTCTGCGGCGGCCACCGGCGCGAACACATCCACCGCCTGCATGCGATCTGGGCCGTAAGCCTCGCCGTGAACGACCCGTTTGGCCGGATCCCGCGGCGTCACAGCATTGAAGGCGCCCACACGCGAAAAGGCCTGGGCCGCTGCCGCGACCTCGGCGCCGAAGCCTTTCGGAGAGTCGGGACGGGTCTCGGCGGTCATTTTCGCTCCACTTCGGAACCTCTAGCCATTTGACAGAGGACGCGGGCGAGGCCAAGTCGCGCGGCATGTCCCAGCTGCGCAGCCTCTTCGTCACCCAGGTCTATCAGGCCAGCCTCGCCGGCGAACGCGGCTTTTCCGAGTTCAACGCCGAATTGGAAGCCGCCTGCCTGATGATGGCCGAGGAGGACGCCGCGGGCCGCGCCTGGTGCCGCCAGAACGCCTATGGCGGCTACACCTCCTACGCCTCGCTGGATGACCTCCCGACTCGGGTCAGCGCCTTTGGCCTCTTGAAGAAAAAGCTCGATCGCCATGCCTCCGTCTACGCCAAGGCCCTGCATCTGGACCTGGGCGCAGGCCGGCTGAGACTCGATAGCCTGTGGGTCAACGTGCTGAAGCCTGGCGCCGCCCATTCCGGCCACATCCACCCGCACAGCGCCCTCTCCGGCACGGTCTATGTGGCCACCCCGCCTGGCGCCAGCGCCCTGAAGCTGGAAGACCCTCGCCTGCCGCTGATGATGGCCGCGCCGCCACGCATGGGCGATGCGCCGGAGGACGCCAGGAGCTTCGTCTATCTGCAGCCCGAGGCCGGGACGATCCTGATGTGGGAAAGCTGGCTGCGCCATGAGGTGCCGGCCAACCAGGCCAAAAGCCGACGGATCAGCATCAGCTTCAACTACGCCTGGGCCTGACCGGCTTCGGCCGCCACGCGCCTCGTGATGGGTTGTGTCCAAAAGATATTTGTTGGCCGACAAATTAATATATGTAAGGTCGATGCCGATCGCCCACGAGCGGCGAATGACCGAAGAGGAAGCGCGCATGGCCATCCCCCAGGACGTGGCGAACACCATCGTGGATCCCAGGGCCTATGCCGACGGGCGCCGGGTCGACGAGGCGTTCAAGTGGCTGAGGGCCAACGCGCCGCTGGACGTGGCCCAGCCCGAAGGCTTCGATCCGTTCTGGGTCGTGACCCGCCACAAGGACATCCTGGAGATCGAACGGCAGAACGAGCTGTTCCACAACGGCGACCGGGCCACCGTGGTCACCACCGTCGAGGCCGACCTCAAGGTGCGGCAGATGACCGGCGGTTCGCCGCACCTGGTGCGCTCGCTGGTCCAGATGGACAACCCGGACCACATGAACTACCGGCGGCTGACCCAGAGCTGGTTCATGCCGCAGAACCTGCGCCAGCTCGAAGGCCGCATCCGCGAGATCGCCCGCAGTTTCGTCGACCGCATGGCGGCGCACGGCGACCGATGCGACTTCGCCCGGGATGTCGCCTTCCTCTATCCGCTGCACGTGATCATGGAGGTGCTGGGGGTTCCGGAGTCCGACGAGCCGCGCATGCTGAAGCTGACCCAGGAGCTGTTCGGCAGCGCCGACCCGGAACTCAACCGCACGGGCGAGGCGGTGATGGACGCCGACGCCGGCGTGGACACCATCCAGTCCGTGGTCATGGACTTCATGAACTATTTCAACGCGATGACCGAGGATCGCCGCGCCCGACCGCGGAACGACCTGGCCAGCGTAATCGCCAACGGCCAGATCGAAGGCGCCCCGCTGGGGCATCTGGAAGCGATGAGCTACTACATCATCGCCGCCACCGCCGGGCACGACACCACCTCGTCCACCACCGCCGCAGCCCTCTGGGCCCTGGCCGAGAATCCCGACCAGCTGAGCAAGCTCAAGGCCGACCCCGCGCTGATCCCCGGCCTGATCGAGGAATCCATTCGCTGGGCGACGCCGGTGAAGCACTTCATGCGCACCGCCACCGCCGACGCCGAGGTCGGAGGCCGCAAGATCGCCAAGGGCGACTGGATCTTCCTCTCCTATCCCTCCGGCAACCGCGACGAGGCGGTGTTCGATGATCCCTTCTCGTTCCGCATCGACCGCTCGCCCAACAAGCATGTCGCCTTCGGCTACGGCGCCCACGTCTGCCTCGGCCAGCACCTGGCCCGGATGGAGATGCGGATTCTCTGGGAGGAACTGTTCGCGCGCCTGGACTCCGTCGAGCTTGACGGCGAGCCGAAGCGGATGGCCGCCGCCTTCGTCTGCGGACCCAAGTCCGTGCCCGTGCGCTTCAAAATGAACTAAGACTCCGGCGGGTCGGTCGCCGCAGCCAGCCCCGCAAAGCGTCAAAACCAAGGCGGCGATGGGAGGATCCATGGAGACGACACGCCTGCCGGCCGGTCCGGATGCGCTGGACGCGGACTGGCTGACAGGAGCCCTGCGCGAGTCGGGCGCGCTGCCGGCCGGCCGGGTCACCGAAATCGCCATCACCCCGGTCGGAAACGGGCTTGTCGCCGACAGCTTTCGCCTGACTTTGGCCTATGAAGGGGCCGCCCAGGACGCGCCGGCCAGCATCGTCGGGAAGTTCCCGGCCCGCGATGCGGTGAGCCGGCAGTCGGGATCGGCCCACCGCCTCTATCTGCGCGAGGTTTCCTTCTACCGCAGCCTGGCGGCGAGCCTGGCCATCTTCACGCCCCACGCCTATTTCGCCGAGATCGACCCCGCCACCGACGATTTCGTGCTGCTGATGGAAGATCTCGGCCCTGCCCGCCAGGGCGACCAGCTGCATGGCTGCACCCTGGCCGACGCCAAGACAGCCATGGCGGAAGCGGCCGCCATGCACGCGCCGCGCTGGGCCGATCCGACCCTTCTCCACCTCGACTGGTTGGTCCCATCGCCCGATCTGGCGCAGCAGGTGGAAACGGCGCTGCCGGCGATCACCGGCATGTTCAAGGCCCGCTACGAAGGCGTCCTCGAGCCGGAGTTCGTCGATTTGGTCGACCGCCTGCCGGCCGCCCTCGCCCGCCAGCGCGGGGACACGAGTTCGCCGGTCACCGTCCAGCACGGCGACTATCGCCTGGACAACATCCTGTTCGACGTTCAGGGCGGCCGACGCCCGATGGCCACGCTCGACTGGCAGACCGTAACGCTCGGGCCGGCCGTTCAGGACGTGGCCTATTTCCTCTCGGCCGCGCTGGATCCGCACGAGCGACGCCAACACGAGACGGAGCTCGTGCGCTTCTATCATGGCGAACTGATCCGTCGGGGCGTTCAGGGCTTCTCGTGGGAGGACTGCTGGCGCGACTATCGGCGCTACAGCCTGCACGGCATCCTGATGGGGGTGTTCTCGGCCCTGTCGGTCGAGCGCACCGAGCGCGGCGACGCCCTGTTCCTGAAGATGACCCGCGGCGCCTGCGCTCAGGCGCTAGACCACCAGAGCTTCGCCTTCTGGGAAGGTTGAGGCCCCAAGCGGCGTGACCACGGAAAGGGACCCCATGAGCGCGGCCTACAAGACCTGGCAGTGCCGGACCTGCGGCTACATCTACGACGAGGAAGCCGGCGACCTGGGCGAAGGGCTGGCGCCGGGCACGCGCTGGGCCGACATACCGGACAGCTGGGTCTGCCCCCTCTGCGGCACGTCCAAGAGCGAGTTCGACATGATCGAACTCTGATTTCGCACCGCCCTAGCCGCTCTGCAAAATCCTGGTTATCGTCGATAACAAGACAAAGAGGAGCGATCCATGGACGGCGGTGCGAGCATCAGTGGCTTTTCGCGTGAGGGCCTGGCCAAGATCGGCCCGGCGTTGCAGGGCGTTGTGGACAACGGCTTCCTGTCCGGGGCGGTGACGCTCGTGTGGCGCAACGGCGAGATCGCCGATGTGACCTGCGTCGGACAGCGCGACCTTTCCACCGGCGCGCCCATGACGCGCGACACCCTGTTCCGCATCGCCTCGATGACCAAGCCGGTGACCTCGGCTGTGATCATGATGCTGATGGAGGAAGGCAAGCTCAGGCTGGACGACCCCATCACCAAATGGGCCCCCGAGTTTTCCGACATGAAGGTGTTGAAGGACGCCGAAGGGCCGCTGGACCAGACCTATCCGGCCCCGCGCGACATCACTATCGAAGACCTGCTGACCCATCGCTCGGGCCTCGCCTACGGCTTCACCTCCATGGGCCCGATCGCCCAGGCCTACCAGGAGGCCCTGGGCGATGTCCTGAACACCGGCCAGCATCCCGACGCCTGGATGGAGGCCCTGGCCGGCCTGCCCCTCTCCTACGCGCCAGGCGAGCGGTTCCACTACAGCCACGCCACCGACGTCCTCGGCTTCATCGCTGGCCGCATCGAGGGCAAGGGCATTCGCGAGGTGCTGTTCGAGCGGGTGTTCGATCCCCTGGGCATGGTCGACACCGACTTCTACATCCCGCCGGAGAAGCGCGACCGGGCGGCGGTGGTCTATCGCATCGACGAGGC is a genomic window of Phenylobacterium montanum containing:
- a CDS encoding PhoH family protein, coding for MTKRQLKRMVREGAFEADQFDDGKVRRLPVERGWTPAMNAYGSSHHEDREQGYLKTIKPKSPGQAKLIEAIDARNLIMALGPAGTGKTYLAIAKAVEALEAGKVGRIVLSRPAIEAGESIGFLPGDMEDKLAPYLRPLYDALSDRLSMKRVRALMSEGAIEIAPVGYMRGRTLNNAFVVIDEAQNCTYVQLKMLLTRLGWNSTMVVTGDPHQSDLLPGVSGLADVAERFEPLSNIAVVRLGDADIVRHPLVAEMLGVL
- a CDS encoding class D beta-lactamase — encoded protein: MRRIGVVALAVLSLVTACQRKPAPAGGRPGGGGGHQGIDVNRLNSLIDSQIGGLNTCVLLIDTKSGIERYHYGDAQICMAQLPPCATFDIANALIGLDQGAVTPATVYKWDGSPQPVGLWQRDADLSQAFKLQIGWWFQRLAGAVGHDRYVERLRAFDYGSHDPAGMANAFWQGPQAGGFLTITPTQQVGFIRRFYAGQLPVRPESLAAVQALTWDETRSEAKGGKTVINDRATSCASIQDGSRRVGWWVGRVQSPADDLSFVAAIEGPGAPPGLEIERRLKDIFSQAGVLPPVSP
- a CDS encoding alpha/beta hydrolase, which gives rise to MTAETRPDSPKGFGAEVAAAAQAFSRVGAFNAVTPRDPAKRVVHGEAYGPDRMQAVDVFAPVAAAEPAPVAVFFHGGGWQTGRRQEYGFVGRALASRGFLTVVAGYRLVPQIRYPAFLEDAAGAARWAVDHAAALGGDPARLAFIGHSAGGYIAVQLGYDTRYLHGAGVEPAHVRAVVGLSGPYSFLPLRTPATLATFSAAEDLDGTQPVNHARADGPAALLVHGGRDTAVTAGQSVRMGRAIEAAGGHAEVRIHQTLTHTDTILAFSRPFRRKAPILDEVAGFLDTHLSRGAR
- a CDS encoding TIGR02466 family protein, producing MSQLRSLFVTQVYQASLAGERGFSEFNAELEAACLMMAEEDAAGRAWCRQNAYGGYTSYASLDDLPTRVSAFGLLKKKLDRHASVYAKALHLDLGAGRLRLDSLWVNVLKPGAAHSGHIHPHSALSGTVYVATPPGASALKLEDPRLPLMMAAPPRMGDAPEDARSFVYLQPEAGTILMWESWLRHEVPANQAKSRRISISFNYAWA
- a CDS encoding cytochrome P450; the encoded protein is MAIPQDVANTIVDPRAYADGRRVDEAFKWLRANAPLDVAQPEGFDPFWVVTRHKDILEIERQNELFHNGDRATVVTTVEADLKVRQMTGGSPHLVRSLVQMDNPDHMNYRRLTQSWFMPQNLRQLEGRIREIARSFVDRMAAHGDRCDFARDVAFLYPLHVIMEVLGVPESDEPRMLKLTQELFGSADPELNRTGEAVMDADAGVDTIQSVVMDFMNYFNAMTEDRRARPRNDLASVIANGQIEGAPLGHLEAMSYYIIAATAGHDTTSSTTAAALWALAENPDQLSKLKADPALIPGLIEESIRWATPVKHFMRTATADAEVGGRKIAKGDWIFLSYPSGNRDEAVFDDPFSFRIDRSPNKHVAFGYGAHVCLGQHLARMEMRILWEELFARLDSVELDGEPKRMAAAFVCGPKSVPVRFKMN
- a CDS encoding phosphotransferase; amino-acid sequence: METTRLPAGPDALDADWLTGALRESGALPAGRVTEIAITPVGNGLVADSFRLTLAYEGAAQDAPASIVGKFPARDAVSRQSGSAHRLYLREVSFYRSLAASLAIFTPHAYFAEIDPATDDFVLLMEDLGPARQGDQLHGCTLADAKTAMAEAAAMHAPRWADPTLLHLDWLVPSPDLAQQVETALPAITGMFKARYEGVLEPEFVDLVDRLPAALARQRGDTSSPVTVQHGDYRLDNILFDVQGGRRPMATLDWQTVTLGPAVQDVAYFLSAALDPHERRQHETELVRFYHGELIRRGVQGFSWEDCWRDYRRYSLHGILMGVFSALSVERTERGDALFLKMTRGACAQALDHQSFAFWEG
- a CDS encoding rubredoxin: MSAAYKTWQCRTCGYIYDEEAGDLGEGLAPGTRWADIPDSWVCPLCGTSKSEFDMIEL
- a CDS encoding serine hydrolase domain-containing protein, with translation MDGGASISGFSREGLAKIGPALQGVVDNGFLSGAVTLVWRNGEIADVTCVGQRDLSTGAPMTRDTLFRIASMTKPVTSAVIMMLMEEGKLRLDDPITKWAPEFSDMKVLKDAEGPLDQTYPAPRDITIEDLLTHRSGLAYGFTSMGPIAQAYQEALGDVLNTGQHPDAWMEALAGLPLSYAPGERFHYSHATDVLGFIAGRIEGKGIREVLFERVFDPLGMVDTDFYIPPEKRDRAAVVYRIDEATSSLQPVRFAQYDAPPPFCGGGGGLISTADDYLKFALALLGDGEHQGVRLLSPQSVALMRTNRLSDAQREIPFMGIPFWGGQGFGLGLSVITDAEKQAWMGVGTNGAFSWPGAFGTWWRADPAENMVMLYLIQNSMPLEPGSASQLATGQRLAAAAALPMFQNLVYTALGR